A genomic region of Rhipicephalus sanguineus isolate Rsan-2018 chromosome 1, BIME_Rsan_1.4, whole genome shotgun sequence contains the following coding sequences:
- the LOC119375902 gene encoding peptide methionine sulfoxide reductase MsrB isoform X4: MSALCIARNIVKKPLLSGIGDCLFRAAAARAVQPSNNKPAVRSIHLSDLLRMADQKDVKDMTEKDWREKLTPDQFYICRQRGTEPAYRGRWVNHKAKGTYTCIACGADLFSSEHKFVSNCGWPSFFMALGTVDGDESNSSILRKEDTSHGMVRTEVCCRKVLHKVQCVHMLLKI; this comes from the exons ATGTCTGCGCTGTGCATCGCCCGAAATATCGTGAAGAAGCCTCTCTTGAGCGGGATAGGCGACTGCCTTTTTAGGGCAGCCGCGGCACGGGCAGTTCAGCCATCCAATAATAAGCCTGCCGTCCGATCTATTCACCTCTCGG ATCTGCTCAGAATGGCAGATCAGAAGGACGTCAAGGACATGACTGAAAAGGACTGGCGTGAGAAACTCACGCCTGATCAGTTTTATATTTGTCGTCAAAGAGGCACGGAACCC GCGTACAGGGGCCGGTGGGTCAACCATAAAGCGAAGGGAACGTATACATGTATTGCCTGCGGTGCTGATTTGTTCAG ctcCGAACACAAATTTGTCTCGAATTGTGGCTGGCCATCATTTTTTATGGCATTAGGTACAGTGGACGGTGACGAGTCAAACTCAAGCATTTTACGGAAAGAGGACACATCACATGGCATGGTACGAACAGAAGTTTGCTGCAGAAAG
- the LOC119375902 gene encoding peptide methionine sulfoxide reductase MsrB isoform X3, translating into MSALCIARNIVKKPLLSGIGDCLFRAAAARAVQPSNNKPAVRSIHLSDLLRMADQKDVKDMTEKDWREKLTPDQFYICRQRGTEPAYRGRWVNHKAKGTYTCIACGADLFSSEHKFVSNCGWPSFFMALGTVDGDESNSSILRKEDTSHGMVRTEVCCRKVLHKVQCVHMLLKIST; encoded by the exons ATGTCTGCGCTGTGCATCGCCCGAAATATCGTGAAGAAGCCTCTCTTGAGCGGGATAGGCGACTGCCTTTTTAGGGCAGCCGCGGCACGGGCAGTTCAGCCATCCAATAATAAGCCTGCCGTCCGATCTATTCACCTCTCGG ATCTGCTCAGAATGGCAGATCAGAAGGACGTCAAGGACATGACTGAAAAGGACTGGCGTGAGAAACTCACGCCTGATCAGTTTTATATTTGTCGTCAAAGAGGCACGGAACCC GCGTACAGGGGCCGGTGGGTCAACCATAAAGCGAAGGGAACGTATACATGTATTGCCTGCGGTGCTGATTTGTTCAG ctcCGAACACAAATTTGTCTCGAATTGTGGCTGGCCATCATTTTTTATGGCATTAGGTACAGTGGACGGTGACGAGTCAAACTCAAGCATTTTACGGAAAGAGGACACATCACATGGCATGGTACGAACAGAAGTTTGCTGCAGAAAG
- the LOC119375902 gene encoding peptide methionine sulfoxide reductase MsrB isoform X2, whose amino-acid sequence MSALCIARNIVKKPLLSGIGDCLFRAAAARAVQPSNNKPAVRSIHLSDLLRMADQKDVKDMTEKDWREKLTPDQFYICRQRGTEPAYRGRWVNHKAKGTYTCIACGADLFSSEHKFVSNCGWPSFFMALGTVDGDESNSSILRKEDTSHGMVRTEVCCRKCNSHLGHVFNDGPLPTRLRFCINSIALNFRPAPK is encoded by the exons ATGTCTGCGCTGTGCATCGCCCGAAATATCGTGAAGAAGCCTCTCTTGAGCGGGATAGGCGACTGCCTTTTTAGGGCAGCCGCGGCACGGGCAGTTCAGCCATCCAATAATAAGCCTGCCGTCCGATCTATTCACCTCTCGG ATCTGCTCAGAATGGCAGATCAGAAGGACGTCAAGGACATGACTGAAAAGGACTGGCGTGAGAAACTCACGCCTGATCAGTTTTATATTTGTCGTCAAAGAGGCACGGAACCC GCGTACAGGGGCCGGTGGGTCAACCATAAAGCGAAGGGAACGTATACATGTATTGCCTGCGGTGCTGATTTGTTCAG ctcCGAACACAAATTTGTCTCGAATTGTGGCTGGCCATCATTTTTTATGGCATTAGGTACAGTGGACGGTGACGAGTCAAACTCAAGCATTTTACGGAAAGAGGACACATCACATGGCATGGTACGAACAGAAGTTTGCTGCAGAAAG TGCAACTCTCACCTGGGACATGTGTTCAATGATGGACCGCTCCCAACACGTCTTCGCTTTTGCATCAACAGCATAGCACTCAACTTCAGGCCAGCACCCAAATGA
- the LOC119382142 gene encoding lysozyme 2, whose product MDKTGDRQQQQQEDGFGARLRRLSAKCLQMLFHAALLAALVALPCSWAKVFEKCELARELLYVHGFPEDQIPQWVCIAEHESLFNSSAVGRMNWDGSADHGLFQGNIMLDKCRVNSLLRLTIVHSYR is encoded by the exons ATGGATAAAACGGGCgaccggcagcagcagcagcaagaggATGGCTTCGGCGCACGTCTTCGAAGACTATCAGCAAAG TGCTTGCAGATGCTGTTCCACGCCGCACTCCTGGCCGCCCTGGTGGCACTTCCCTGCTCCTGGGCGAAGGTGTTCGAGAAATGCGAGCTGGCTCGGGAGCTTCTTTACGTGCACGGATTCCCCGAAGACCAGATACCACAGT GGGTATGCATCGCCGAGCACGAGAGCCTCTTCAACAGCAGCGCAGTCGGTCGCATGAACTGGGACGGCAGTGCGGACCACGGCCTCTTCCAG GGAAACATCATGCTGGACAAATGCAGAGTCAACAGCTTGCTGCGCCTTACCATTGTACACTCCTACAGGTAG